A single window of Acetobacteraceae bacterium DNA harbors:
- a CDS encoding conjugal transfer protein TraJ: protein MNDISQTKSRRHFTPIKVYVLPEEKAEISENAKKAHYTDSSYLRLLGMNYLLKAPVDLERVKDLVGLKGDFNRMGGLLRLWLTKKDDQRKITAQHLQALLSKIEESSEEISLMLKEIRRKHTKPRKSKRYE, encoded by the coding sequence ATGAATGATATTTCTCAAACGAAATCTCGTAGGCATTTTACCCCTATCAAAGTATATGTTTTGCCTGAAGAAAAAGCAGAAATTTCAGAGAATGCAAAAAAGGCTCATTACACAGATTCCTCCTATTTACGCCTACTCGGCATGAATTATCTGCTCAAAGCACCTGTTGATTTAGAGAGAGTAAAAGATCTTGTTGGCCTAAAGGGAGATTTTAATCGTATGGGAGGTCTATTGAGGCTTTGGCTTACGAAAAAAGACGATCAAAGAAAAATAACAGCGCAACATCTACAAGCCCTCCTCTCTAAAATTGAAGAAAGCTCAGAGGAAATTTCTCTTATGCTAAAGGAAATTCGCCGCAAGCATACAAAACCTAGAAAAAGCAAAAGGTACGAATGA
- a CDS encoding helix-turn-helix domain-containing protein, whose amino-acid sequence MTELEQKYYSPKAAQKIFSIGKDKLYGLLNEGKIEGIKVGKSTLIPASSIRDYFASCPKYLGGDWKETKKQ is encoded by the coding sequence ATGACAGAATTAGAGCAAAAATATTACAGCCCAAAAGCAGCGCAAAAAATTTTTAGCATTGGCAAGGATAAGCTGTATGGACTTCTAAACGAGGGCAAAATTGAAGGAATTAAGGTCGGAAAAAGCACATTAATTCCTGCCTCTTCGATTAGAGATTACTTTGCTTCTTGCCCAAAATATTTAGGAGGTGATTGGAAAGAAACTAAAAAACAATAA
- a CDS encoding DUF4102 domain-containing protein — protein sequence MAKKNSGQLFESKLESLGKGEYGDGGKLSLVKSSTGNKGKWVFRFVSPLTKKTRRMGLGSLPIVSLDEAREKARKARLLLDEQKDPLEERVRENLALQKIHGLSFEEVSERYILSMFPRWKDGKNGSTYRKHKNQLALHAFPIIGKRPIAAVDKNDILQVLEPLFEDKKGKTALELRKYLKSILDYAKAREWRSGDNPAEWRGNLNHILPDPSKISPVKHHKALESKQMPTFMKALMQSNGIAALAARFVILTATRSGEGRKALWGEINFKKNLWIIPEIRMKAGKEHIVPLSPEVVELLKTVRPLSNGNGLIFPNSKNKPLSDVALLKAVKLAGKAVGEPDLTLHGLRATFRTWVGDETNHEREVAEHALAHAVGVVSERSYARGTMIEKRRILMDDWGKFCMGES from the coding sequence TTGGCAAAAAAGAACTCTGGACAACTCTTTGAATCGAAACTTGAGAGCCTCGGAAAAGGAGAATATGGAGATGGTGGAAAACTGTCTCTCGTAAAATCTTCGACAGGCAACAAAGGGAAATGGGTCTTTCGATTTGTAAGTCCGTTAACAAAAAAAACACGTCGAATGGGATTAGGATCTCTTCCTATAGTGTCCCTTGATGAAGCTAGAGAGAAAGCTAGAAAAGCTCGATTATTACTTGATGAGCAAAAAGATCCCTTAGAAGAACGTGTTCGAGAAAATTTGGCATTACAAAAAATTCACGGCCTGTCTTTTGAAGAAGTATCAGAAAGATACATTCTCTCAATGTTTCCTCGCTGGAAAGACGGTAAAAACGGCTCAACGTATAGAAAGCATAAAAACCAGCTTGCTCTTCATGCCTTTCCTATAATTGGAAAGCGCCCTATTGCAGCCGTAGACAAAAATGACATTTTACAAGTTTTAGAGCCTTTATTTGAAGATAAAAAAGGGAAAACGGCTTTAGAATTACGGAAATATTTAAAATCTATTTTAGATTATGCAAAAGCACGTGAATGGAGAAGCGGCGACAACCCTGCTGAATGGAGGGGAAACCTCAACCACATACTCCCCGACCCTTCTAAAATATCACCCGTAAAACACCATAAAGCCTTAGAATCCAAACAAATGCCTACATTCATGAAGGCATTAATGCAGAGCAATGGCATCGCAGCTCTGGCAGCTCGTTTCGTTATTTTAACAGCAACACGAAGCGGAGAAGGACGCAAAGCTCTCTGGGGAGAGATAAATTTCAAAAAAAATCTATGGATCATTCCAGAAATACGCATGAAAGCTGGTAAGGAACACATTGTTCCCCTCTCACCAGAAGTAGTCGAACTACTAAAGACAGTAAGACCGCTGAGCAATGGCAACGGACTAATTTTCCCAAATTCAAAAAACAAACCCTTATCGGATGTCGCACTTTTAAAAGCCGTCAAACTTGCTGGGAAAGCTGTAGGAGAACCCGACCTCACCCTGCATGGTCTAAGAGCAACTTTTAGAACGTGGGTTGGGGATGAAACAAATCACGAAAGAGAAGTTGCTGAACATGCCTTAGCTCATGCTGTTGGCGTAGTATCAGAACGATCTTATGCCCGAGGCACAATGATAGAAAAACGCCGCATCCTTATGGATGATTGGGGAAAATTTTGTATGGGAGAAAGCTAA
- a CDS encoding TonB-dependent receptor: protein MTIFNAFKRRQNYFLLPSKLCIISSFSFFSPLHAQGIESPSADGITSDAIASFSGAATGETETRSTPPDSMNTDTNSNTISMPPKDNQEEGTPFKESPTYKKFFTPVRDLSPRKKYRNRLSTAPSHAAPEHFGVAGHRRRHLPDIEESQNAETTIGRKTLEHFVAGTNPLEALALSTPGASFASSDAQGLDAGANTFYLRGYNQSQLGFTMDGIPMGNQAFGGSSGVEVNQIEIQENILSVSASQGAGALDTPSAQTLGGAVTYTTLDPSEKFGIKIGQQFGSFSGYRTFGRLDSGRLNPTGTKFQASFLRNQSNNWTGGGFQREETMDFKAVQPVSNFGKITLSSRWADVPQYNYPENDEHMIQSLGYGDHNFYPNYGQAKQWANACHTGNLTGLPSGVSQNDACNLSYQGTQVERTYLEALRSDFQISPAIKSSTVAYGQVSDNWEGGANPTLMSPGTGNGYPVDMAEYDEHIKGRRVGVTQNFQFQLGHRNTLKTGIWYENNRYHMPLILHAFGPNDPINNDFDLTNASGVTTEQNQFTTNTFQFYIENGFQLARNMNFTYGFKSLVQTTNGGMRSYNHDLSAWGLGPDAIRPAWGRLTASNAFLPHFNYDWKFLPKHEFYFDVAENMRPYDAYTPWNSLGSASAGVGSAQTIFNQEQQNLRPERTWNYVVGYRYSGKPFSFGIDYYHTDYLNRLGNVRSASANDVAAGNQYLNLGGEKMDGVDLIGIAHLSHILRLPDALGKLDFMNSFSYDHAVYENSAIPTATGPVSIKGDQQIYYPRYMYKTNVHYLNGRMALDLNVNYNSKRSVTYTGDIKAPAYWSSELTASYMLGRQGAENRFKLTFGVTNLFGEQYIGGTYGAAALKGGPNDDDGGNTNMFWAAPREFFGSVNAVF, encoded by the coding sequence ATGACAATTTTTAACGCTTTCAAAAGGCGTCAAAATTATTTTCTGCTGCCTTCTAAACTTTGCATCATTTCAAGTTTTTCTTTTTTTTCACCCCTTCATGCGCAAGGCATCGAAAGCCCCTCAGCAGATGGCATTACCTCTGATGCCATTGCGAGCTTTTCAGGGGCGGCAACAGGTGAGACTGAAACACGTTCTACACCGCCAGATTCTATGAATACCGACACAAATTCAAATACCATATCCATGCCACCAAAGGACAATCAGGAGGAAGGCACCCCTTTCAAAGAAAGTCCAACCTATAAAAAATTCTTTACCCCTGTGCGCGATCTTTCCCCTCGAAAAAAATATAGAAATCGCCTTTCCACTGCCCCCTCTCATGCGGCTCCTGAACATTTCGGCGTTGCAGGACATCGCCGCAGGCATCTTCCAGATATTGAAGAATCTCAAAATGCAGAAACAACCATTGGGCGAAAAACCCTTGAGCATTTTGTTGCTGGAACAAACCCGCTTGAGGCGCTTGCCCTTTCAACACCAGGCGCAAGTTTTGCGTCTTCGGACGCACAAGGTCTGGATGCAGGAGCCAACACTTTTTACCTCAGAGGGTATAATCAAAGTCAGCTTGGCTTCACGATGGACGGAATCCCTATGGGCAACCAAGCCTTTGGTGGCTCCTCTGGTGTAGAGGTTAACCAAATTGAAATTCAGGAAAATATTTTAAGTGTTTCAGCCAGTCAGGGAGCCGGTGCACTTGATACCCCCTCCGCTCAAACTTTGGGCGGCGCAGTAACATATACGACCTTAGATCCCTCTGAGAAGTTTGGAATTAAAATCGGGCAGCAATTTGGAAGCTTTAGCGGCTATCGTACTTTTGGACGTTTAGATTCAGGACGGCTTAATCCGACAGGAACAAAATTCCAAGCTTCCTTTTTACGTAATCAGTCCAATAACTGGACAGGTGGGGGTTTCCAACGAGAAGAAACAATGGATTTCAAGGCCGTTCAGCCCGTTTCTAACTTTGGGAAAATCACACTAAGCTCCCGCTGGGCAGATGTTCCGCAATATAACTATCCCGAAAATGACGAACATATGATCCAAAGTCTCGGCTATGGCGATCATAATTTTTATCCCAATTACGGTCAGGCCAAACAATGGGCGAATGCCTGCCATACCGGAAATTTAACAGGTTTACCCAGCGGTGTTAGCCAAAATGACGCCTGTAATCTTTCCTATCAAGGCACGCAGGTCGAGCGCACCTATCTCGAAGCCTTGCGAAGTGATTTCCAAATTAGTCCTGCCATTAAATCCAGCACGGTTGCCTATGGGCAAGTCTCAGATAATTGGGAAGGTGGTGCCAATCCGACCCTCATGTCGCCCGGAACAGGCAACGGATATCCTGTAGATATGGCCGAATATGATGAGCATATAAAAGGACGTCGTGTCGGTGTTACCCAGAATTTCCAATTTCAACTCGGCCACCGAAATACGCTAAAAACAGGAATCTGGTACGAAAATAACCGTTACCATATGCCCCTCATTTTACATGCTTTCGGACCGAATGACCCAATCAATAATGATTTTGATTTAACCAACGCAAGCGGCGTTACCACCGAGCAAAACCAATTTACGACCAATACTTTTCAATTTTACATCGAAAATGGTTTTCAGCTCGCTCGAAATATGAATTTTACCTACGGCTTTAAATCTTTAGTCCAGACAACCAATGGTGGCATGCGTTCTTATAATCACGATCTTTCTGCATGGGGATTAGGCCCTGATGCCATCCGCCCAGCATGGGGGCGTCTAACGGCTTCGAACGCTTTTCTCCCTCATTTCAATTATGACTGGAAATTCCTGCCAAAGCATGAATTCTATTTTGATGTGGCAGAAAATATGCGCCCTTACGATGCCTATACGCCTTGGAACTCTCTTGGCTCAGCCAGCGCAGGTGTCGGAAGCGCACAGACAATTTTTAACCAAGAACAACAAAATCTTCGACCAGAGCGAACATGGAACTATGTGGTGGGCTATCGCTATTCAGGAAAACCTTTTTCTTTTGGCATTGATTATTATCATACCGATTATCTGAATCGGCTTGGCAATGTGCGTTCAGCTTCAGCCAATGATGTCGCCGCAGGAAACCAATATCTTAATCTTGGCGGTGAAAAAATGGATGGCGTGGATCTTATTGGCATTGCCCATCTTTCACACATTCTGAGATTACCCGATGCTTTGGGCAAACTCGATTTTATGAATAGCTTTAGTTACGATCATGCCGTTTATGAAAATAGCGCTATTCCAACAGCCACAGGGCCTGTTTCAATCAAAGGCGATCAGCAAATCTATTATCCAAGATATATGTATAAAACCAATGTTCATTATCTCAATGGCCGCATGGCATTAGATTTGAACGTTAATTATAACAGTAAGCGCTCTGTTACCTATACTGGCGATATCAAGGCCCCCGCTTACTGGAGCTCTGAATTGACAGCCTCTTATATGCTCGGAAGGCAAGGTGCGGAAAATCGTTTTAAACTGACTTTCGGTGTTACCAATCTATTTGGTGAGCAATATATTGGCGGCACTTATGGCGCAGCAGCCTTAAAAGGCGGACCCAACGATGATGACGGCGGCAATACAAATATGTTTTGGGCAGCACCAAGAGAATTCTTTGGCTCTGTCAATGCGGTTTTCTAA
- a CDS encoding MFS transporter: MIINEAIQNLVKTVQTLWPWRAIIFAAFAGWLLDASAQTLLLFVMPNIMADLHASMTAMGSILFAQAIGRMGGSIAGGWFADRYGRKPTFLISILLIGIFTGLTGLSQTVPQLILAQCIFGLGFGAAWTASATLLMESVPPEIRDRASALMMLGYEFGYLCSAGVQAILLPLIGWRLLFLSGVFPFFLGLFIYHFLSESPKWQPRTLSKQNQREIPNRKTAFFQKFLPASLFATSYKGAAWQAIIVMATIAFSKAAILAFFPTILKTEHGWSPADVFWPVSLYCVGSIIGKLLSGFNTGRKGMVPIFLICLIVSGLISIPYFLASNFWIILLSAFVIGLAASGVFAIIPAYLSLRFPDAYRGSGIGWSNAAGAIGQGTASKLVPFAALLTGVLSTGALYTTFLGLGFAIFFILFRPRLPQN; this comes from the coding sequence ATGATTATCAATGAAGCCATACAAAATCTTGTGAAAACCGTTCAAACACTTTGGCCTTGGAGAGCCATTATTTTTGCCGCCTTTGCCGGATGGCTTTTGGACGCCTCCGCCCAAACGCTTCTCTTATTTGTGATGCCCAATATTATGGCAGATCTCCATGCCTCTATGACGGCGATGGGAAGCATTCTTTTTGCGCAGGCAATCGGCAGAATGGGCGGCAGTATTGCCGGCGGATGGTTTGCAGACCGCTATGGACGTAAACCCACTTTTCTCATTTCCATTCTTCTCATTGGCATTTTTACAGGATTGACAGGACTTTCCCAAACTGTACCCCAGCTCATTTTGGCGCAATGTATCTTTGGTCTCGGATTTGGTGCTGCATGGACAGCCTCGGCAACCTTGCTCATGGAATCTGTTCCGCCGGAAATTAGAGACCGTGCCTCTGCCCTGATGATGTTGGGCTATGAGTTTGGATATCTTTGTTCTGCTGGCGTTCAAGCGATCCTTTTACCGCTCATTGGCTGGCGATTACTCTTTTTAAGTGGGGTTTTCCCTTTCTTTCTCGGCCTCTTTATTTATCATTTCCTCTCTGAAAGTCCCAAATGGCAGCCAAGAACGCTTTCAAAGCAAAATCAAAGAGAAATACCCAACAGAAAAACGGCCTTTTTTCAGAAATTTCTTCCGGCATCCCTCTTTGCGACAAGCTATAAAGGGGCGGCATGGCAGGCGATTATTGTCATGGCGACGATTGCATTTTCAAAAGCAGCCATTTTAGCCTTTTTCCCAACCATTTTAAAAACAGAGCACGGCTGGAGTCCTGCGGATGTTTTCTGGCCTGTTTCCCTTTATTGTGTTGGCTCCATCATTGGAAAGCTTCTTTCAGGATTTAATACAGGCCGTAAAGGAATGGTGCCGATTTTCCTGATCTGCCTCATTGTGAGTGGCCTGATTTCTATTCCCTATTTTCTTGCCTCAAATTTTTGGATTATTTTGCTTTCAGCCTTCGTGATCGGCCTAGCCGCCTCTGGCGTTTTTGCGATTATCCCAGCCTATCTTTCTCTGCGTTTTCCAGACGCCTATCGAGGAAGCGGTATCGGCTGGAGCAATGCCGCTGGCGCTATCGGCCAAGGGACGGCCTCAAAATTAGTGCCTTTTGCGGCGCTTTTAACAGGGGTCCTTAGCACCGGTGCGCTTTATACAACTTTTCTAGGCTTGGGTTTTGCCATTTTCTTTATTCTTTTCCGCCCTCGCCTTCCCCAAAATTAA
- the hemA gene encoding 5-aminolevulinate synthase — protein MDYEGQFRSALEGLHADGSYRYFAELERKVGKFPRAFHHGIGKEVMVWCSNDYLGMGQHPTVLKAMHDCLDNNGAGAGGTRNISGTTQAHVGLEKELAALHGKEAALLFNSGYLSNWVTLGTIGARLKNCVILSDELNHASMIEGIRHSKAEKRIFKHNDLQDLEEKLKALPKDCPKLIAFESVYSMDGDIAPIEEICDLADKYDAMTYIDEVHAVGMYGKNGGGVAQERGLEHRLTIIEGTLGKGFGVTGGYIAASAALCDFVRSFGSGFIFSTALPPSDAAGAWASVRYLRHHNEERDGQKKSVAYLRQKLDEVGIPHLDNPSHIVPVMIGDPKLCRQLTDNLLNRFGHYLQPINYPTVPKGLERIRLTPGPLHTKEDIDDLVKSLLTLWREYNLPLKK, from the coding sequence ATGGATTATGAGGGACAATTTCGCTCAGCCCTAGAGGGGCTTCATGCGGATGGAAGCTACCGTTATTTTGCAGAGCTGGAACGAAAAGTCGGCAAGTTCCCAAGAGCTTTTCATCACGGGATCGGCAAAGAGGTCATGGTTTGGTGCTCTAATGATTATCTCGGAATGGGACAGCACCCAACCGTTCTCAAAGCAATGCATGATTGCTTAGACAATAATGGTGCAGGCGCTGGTGGAACTCGCAATATTTCAGGGACGACTCAAGCCCATGTTGGCTTAGAAAAAGAGCTTGCCGCCCTTCATGGCAAAGAAGCCGCACTTCTTTTTAATTCAGGCTATCTCTCCAACTGGGTCACGCTGGGCACAATCGGGGCAAGATTAAAAAATTGCGTGATTTTGTCAGACGAGCTTAATCACGCCTCCATGATCGAGGGAATACGCCATTCTAAAGCCGAAAAACGGATTTTTAAACATAATGATCTACAGGATTTGGAAGAGAAATTAAAAGCTCTCCCGAAAGATTGTCCAAAATTAATCGCTTTTGAATCTGTTTATTCGATGGATGGCGATATTGCACCAATCGAGGAAATTTGTGATTTAGCCGATAAATATGATGCGATGACCTATATTGATGAGGTTCATGCGGTTGGTATGTATGGCAAAAATGGTGGCGGTGTGGCGCAGGAACGTGGCCTTGAACATCGTTTGACCATTATTGAAGGCACATTAGGCAAAGGTTTCGGGGTGACGGGCGGTTATATTGCCGCTTCTGCAGCACTTTGCGACTTTGTGCGCTCTTTTGGATCGGGTTTTATTTTCTCAACCGCCTTGCCGCCTTCCGATGCTGCAGGCGCTTGGGCGAGTGTGCGCTATCTTCGCCATCATAACGAAGAGCGTGATGGACAGAAAAAATCGGTCGCTTATTTGCGCCAGAAATTAGATGAAGTTGGCATTCCACACCTTGATAATCCAAGCCATATCGTGCCGGTGATGATTGGGGATCCAAAACTTTGCCGTCAGCTTACAGATAATTTGCTGAACCGTTTTGGCCATTATCTCCAGCCAATTAACTACCCAACAGTGCCCAAGGGGCTGGAACGTATCCGCCTCACACCGGGGCCTTTACATACCAAAGAGGATATTGATGATTTGGTTAAATCGCTTTTGACACTTTGGCGAGAATATAATTTGCCTTTAAAGAAATAA
- a CDS encoding CvpA family protein, producing the protein MSSDMINAFFGHPLSALETAGLLLLFASIAWGFIRGISKELFGLTSWVGAALITCREYEIFVPWLATHISAGFLTSWISGAAVFFISLFTFNFIGRWIAPAIRGFLSPPVDALLGAAFGGVRGWLVLVVLYFVAIRTIPVLIQQYIPTDGPFVEGLNYSVQILDKFNPDLEKIRKQTGLAQELWEVNQSARTLLPSLSASKSTPLTHSAQTPEDEIPPDDDGAEEWAE; encoded by the coding sequence ATGTCCTCTGATATGATAAATGCTTTTTTCGGTCACCCTTTAAGCGCTTTAGAGACCGCAGGGCTTTTATTGCTTTTTGCCTCCATCGCTTGGGGATTTATCAGAGGCATTAGCAAAGAGCTTTTTGGCCTGACTTCATGGGTTGGTGCCGCCCTCATTACCTGCCGTGAATATGAAATTTTTGTTCCTTGGTTGGCAACGCATATTTCGGCAGGTTTTTTGACCTCTTGGATTAGCGGTGCTGCTGTTTTTTTTATTTCCCTTTTTACGTTTAATTTTATCGGGCGCTGGATCGCCCCTGCCATTAGGGGATTTCTCTCGCCGCCTGTCGATGCGTTGCTTGGGGCAGCTTTTGGCGGCGTGCGGGGCTGGCTGGTTTTAGTCGTTCTTTATTTTGTCGCCATAAGAACTATTCCCGTTTTAATTCAGCAATACATCCCAACAGATGGGCCTTTTGTCGAGGGGTTGAATTATAGCGTTCAAATTTTAGATAAATTTAATCCGGATTTAGAAAAAATTCGTAAACAAACCGGTCTTGCACAGGAGTTGTGGGAGGTAAACCAAAGTGCCCGAACCTTATTACCTTCTTTGAGCGCCAGTAAATCCACACCGCTAACACACTCAGCGCAAACGCCAGAGGATGAGATACCGCCGGATGATGACGGTGCAGAGGAATGGGCGGAATAA
- a CDS encoding NAD-dependent malic enzyme, translated as MRFKMTQSPLKITKTGLDLIRDARLNKGLAFSQKERLDFQLNGILAPAVLSLEEQIQNAWAGLKSIEDRPSQYRWLREIRQDNETLFYALLQTYPQELLPIIYTPGIGEACLNYPFSGNRPEGFYLSAGCKIPVKEQLANAPKNIRLIVVTDGSRILGLGDLGANGIGIVIGKSALYTGFAQIDPALILPIMLDIGTENEKYLQDPAYMGWRHKRLQGKKYDDFISECVSAFQEKYPSALLHWEDFNREHAAPLLTRYHKQYLSFNDDIQGTASITLAAILAALIRTGRPLKEEKIMIFGGGSAGCGIATLIAALLRKQGLSEAESTQNIYLVDRFGLITEEMENLTKEQKIFAKSSGTADSAGTDLAQLVKRLKPSTLIGVSGQANMFTEAVLRQMGENSPCPIIFPLSNPTDHAEATPAEIYKATNGRAMICTGSPFPPLEIKSTDMDENRPTTRDVLFSQVNNAAVFPGIGLGALACEAKEISEGMFLAAAIRIAQSSPNKVSKENGILPKVENFSELALEVANAVAEQAQKENLCPKFTPEILEEKLTALQWKAAYREYMPA; from the coding sequence ATGAGGTTTAAAATGACACAATCCCCTCTCAAAATAACAAAAACAGGTTTAGACTTGATCCGTGATGCCCGTCTTAATAAAGGCCTCGCTTTTAGCCAAAAAGAACGCTTGGATTTTCAACTGAACGGCATTTTAGCCCCTGCTGTTTTAAGTCTTGAGGAACAGATTCAAAACGCATGGGCGGGATTGAAATCTATTGAGGATCGCCCCTCCCAATATCGCTGGCTGCGGGAAATTCGTCAGGATAATGAAACGCTTTTTTATGCTTTGCTCCAAACCTATCCGCAGGAGCTTCTGCCGATTATCTATACGCCCGGCATCGGCGAAGCTTGCTTAAATTATCCATTTTCAGGTAATCGCCCCGAAGGATTCTACCTTTCTGCAGGATGTAAAATCCCTGTCAAAGAACAGCTTGCCAATGCGCCTAAAAATATCCGCCTGATTGTCGTGACAGATGGTAGCCGGATTTTAGGTCTAGGAGATTTGGGCGCAAACGGGATTGGCATTGTGATCGGGAAATCCGCACTTTATACAGGATTTGCGCAGATTGATCCTGCTCTGATTTTACCGATCATGCTGGATATTGGAACAGAAAATGAAAAATATCTTCAAGATCCTGCCTATATGGGCTGGCGGCATAAACGCCTCCAAGGCAAAAAATATGATGATTTTATTTCAGAATGCGTCTCTGCCTTTCAGGAAAAATATCCTTCTGCATTACTCCATTGGGAGGATTTTAACAGAGAACATGCCGCACCGCTTCTAACCCGTTATCACAAGCAATATTTGAGCTTTAATGATGATATTCAGGGCACAGCTTCTATCACGCTTGCGGCGATTTTAGCAGCGCTCATCCGGACAGGACGTCCCCTCAAAGAAGAGAAAATCATGATTTTCGGTGGCGGCTCCGCAGGCTGTGGTATTGCCACCCTCATCGCCGCACTCTTGAGAAAACAAGGGCTCAGCGAGGCAGAAAGCACACAAAATATCTATCTCGTTGATCGTTTCGGATTGATTACGGAAGAGATGGAAAACCTCACCAAAGAACAAAAAATCTTTGCGAAATCCAGCGGCACTGCCGATAGTGCTGGAACAGACCTCGCACAGCTTGTCAAACGCCTAAAACCCAGCACGCTTATCGGTGTTTCCGGACAGGCCAATATGTTTACAGAAGCCGTTCTCCGTCAAATGGGCGAGAATAGCCCCTGCCCGATTATCTTTCCGCTTTCCAACCCAACCGATCACGCCGAAGCCACTCCGGCCGAAATTTACAAAGCCACCAATGGCAGAGCGATGATCTGCACCGGCAGTCCTTTTCCACCCTTGGAAATTAAAAGCACCGATATGGATGAGAACAGACCGACAACGCGTGATGTTCTTTTTTCTCAGGTCAATAATGCCGCCGTCTTTCCGGGGATTGGCTTAGGCGCCTTGGCCTGTGAAGCCAAGGAAATTTCAGAAGGCATGTTTCTTGCCGCCGCCATTAGAATTGCCCAATCCTCGCCCAATAAAGTCTCCAAAGAAAACGGCATTTTGCCTAAAGTCGAGAATTTTTCAGAACTTGCTTTAGAAGTTGCCAATGCCGTTGCAGAACAGGCACAAAAAGAAAATCTCTGCCCAAAATTCACACCGGAAATTTTAGAGGAAAAACTTACCGCTCTCCAATGGAAAGCGGCATATCGGGAATATATGCCTGCCTAA
- a CDS encoding cytochrome c-type biogenesis protein CcmH: protein MLKDDVALKGTRFLCFLTLFLLALTTTLKPVWALENPEEKLPSLQQELLAEQIGRQLRCPVCQNANIEESSAPLAKTLRTAIRQQVAEGKNENDILQWMQERYGDFIFLTPPLSRYSFFLWITPILSLLIGMAIFLMRRKTLYSKAVQE, encoded by the coding sequence CTGTTAAAGGATGATGTTGCATTGAAAGGCACAAGATTTCTTTGCTTTTTGACTCTTTTCCTCCTTGCACTTACCACCACGCTCAAACCTGTTTGGGCGTTAGAAAATCCTGAGGAAAAACTTCCCTCTCTCCAACAAGAACTTTTAGCTGAACAAATTGGACGACAGTTACGTTGCCCTGTCTGCCAAAATGCTAATATTGAGGAAAGCAGTGCGCCGCTTGCCAAAACATTACGAACGGCAATCCGCCAACAAGTTGCTGAGGGCAAGAATGAGAACGACATTTTGCAATGGATGCAGGAACGCTATGGCGATTTTATCTTTTTAACACCACCTCTCTCACGCTATTCCTTTTTTCTTTGGATAACGCCTATTTTAAGCCTTCTGATTGGCATGGCAATTTTTCTGATGAGACGGAAAACGCTTTACTCAAAGGCGGTACAAGAATGA
- a CDS encoding redoxin domain-containing protein, whose product MKNSSPFHLRSLFGRFIPVAGMAILAFSLWMVLGALKDGHYDPRAIGAPSKLHPIPDFKAQALFEEKDFFDSEALKQEKKPVLVVFFSSWCIACISEMPFLKDIAKTVPLWGVDYDDKPAKGRAFVKKFNVDFERVDADQEGIIGANWGLTGVPESFLVMPGGKIAWHADGPIDMQDLESHIIPLIQHENMLPSASMMTEKNVPFPTVKG is encoded by the coding sequence ATGAAAAATTCCTCTCCCTTCCATCTTCGATCCCTTTTTGGCCGCTTTATCCCTGTGGCCGGTATGGCTATTTTAGCCTTTTCTCTTTGGATGGTTTTAGGCGCACTAAAAGACGGACATTACGATCCGAGAGCCATTGGTGCCCCTTCCAAACTGCATCCTATTCCAGATTTCAAAGCGCAGGCACTTTTTGAGGAAAAGGATTTTTTTGACAGCGAGGCACTTAAACAAGAAAAAAAACCTGTTTTGGTTGTTTTCTTTTCCTCTTGGTGTATTGCCTGCATTTCCGAAATGCCCTTCCTCAAAGATATTGCGAAAACAGTGCCGCTTTGGGGCGTTGACTATGATGACAAACCCGCTAAAGGGCGTGCCTTTGTTAAAAAATTCAATGTTGATTTTGAAAGAGTGGATGCCGACCAAGAAGGGATTATTGGTGCAAACTGGGGTTTAACAGGTGTTCCAGAATCTTTTCTCGTCATGCCCGGTGGAAAAATTGCTTGGCATGCAGATGGGCCGATTGATATGCAAGATCTTGAATCACATATTATTCCCTTAATTCAACACGAGAACATGCTTCCCTCCGCTTCCATGATGACGGAAAAAAACGTTCCCTTTCCTACTGTTAAAGGATGA